In a genomic window of Balaenoptera ricei isolate mBalRic1 chromosome 3, mBalRic1.hap2, whole genome shotgun sequence:
- the KEAP1 gene encoding kelch-like ECH-associated protein 1, translating to MQLEPGPSGAGAHTQFLPLRSQRPEGAGDTVMYASTECKAEVTPSQHGNRTFSYTLEDHTKQAFGIMNELRLSQQLCDVTLQVKYQDAPAAQFMAHKVVLASSSPVFKAMFTNGLREQGMEVVSIEGIHPKVMERLIEFAYTASISMGEKCVLHVMNGAVMYQIDSVVRACSDFLVQQLDPSNAIGIANFAEQIGCTELHQRAREYIYMHFGEVAKQEEFFNLSHCQLVTLISRDDLNVRCESEVFHACINWVKYDCEQRRFYVQALLRAVRCHSLTPHFLQMQLQKCEILQSDSRCKDYLVKIFQELTLHKPTQVMPCRAPKVGRLIYTAGGYFRQSLSYLEAYNPSDGTWLRLADLQVPRSGLAGCVVGGLLYAVGGRNNSPDGNTDSSALDCYNPMTNQWSPCASMSVPRNRIGVGVIDGHIYAVGGSHGCIHHNSVERYEPERDEWHLVAPMLTRRIGVGVAVLNRLLYAVGGFDGTNRLNSAECYYPERNEWRMITPMNTIRSGAGVCVLHNCIYAAGGYDGQDQLNSVERYDVETETWTFVAPMKHRRSALGITVHQGRIYVLGGYDGHTFLDSVECYDPDTDTWSEVTCMTSGRSGVGVAVTMEPCRKQIDQQNCTC from the exons ATGCAGCTGGAACCCGGGCCTAGTGGGGCTGGGGCCCACACCCAATTCCTGCCCCTGAGGTCACAGCGCCCTGAGGGGGCAGGGGACACGGTGATGTACGCCTCCACCGAGTGCAAGGCCGAGGTGACGCCCTCCCAGCACGGCAACCGCacctttagctacaccctggagGATCACACCAAGCAGGCCTTCGGCATCATGAACGAACTGCGGCTCAGCCAGCAGCTGTGTGATGTCACACTGCAGGTCAAGTACCAGGACGCACCAGCCGCCCAGTTCATGGCCCACAAGGTGGTGCTGGCCTCATCCAGCCCCGTCTTCAAGGCCATGTTCACCAATGGGCTGCGGGAGCAGGGCATGGAGGTGGTGTCCATTGAGGGCATCCACCCCAAGGTCATGGAGCGCCTCATTGAGTTCGCCTACACGGCCTCCATCTCCATGGGTGAGAAGTGTGTGCTCCATGTCATGAACGGTGCCGTCATGTACCAGATTGACAGCGTGGTCCGCGCCTGCAGCGACTTCCTGGTGCAGCAGCTGGATCCCAGCAACGCCATTGGCATCGCCAACTTCGCCGAGCAGATCGGCTGTACCGAGCTGCACCAGCGTGCCCGAGAGTACATCTACATGCACTTTGGGGAG GTGGCCAAGCAAGAGGAGTTCTTCAACCTGTCCCACTGCCAGCTGGTGACCCTCATCAGCCGGGACGATCTGAACGTGCGCTGCGAGTCCGAGGTCTTCCACGCCTGTATCAACTGGGTCAAGTACGACTGTGAGCAGCGGCGCTTCTACGTGCAGGCGCTGCTGCGGGCTGTGCGCTGCCACTCGCTCACACCCCACTTCCTGCAGATGCAGCTGCAGAAGTGCGAGATCCTGCAGTCGGACTCCCGCTGCAAGGACTACCTGGTGAAGATCTTCCAGGAGCTCACCCTGCACAAGCCCACACAGGTGATGCCCTGCCGGGCGCCCAAGGTGGGCCGGCTCATCTACACGGCCGGCGGTTACTTCCGCCAGTCACTCAGCTACTTGGAGGCCTACAACCCCAGTGATGGCACCTGGCTCCGGTTGGCGGACCTGCAGGTGCCAAGGAGCGGGCTGGCAGGCTGTGTGGTAGGTGGGCTGCTGTATGCCGTGGGTGGCCGGAACAACTCACCCGACGGCAACACCGACTCCAGCGCCCTGGACTGCTACAACCCCATGACCAACCAGTGGTCGCCCTGCGCCTCCATGAGCGTACCTCGAAACCGAATCGGGGTTGGGGTCATCGATGGGCACATCTATGCTGTCGGCGGCTCCCATGGCTGTATCCACCACAACAGTGTGGAGAG GTATGAGCCAGAGCGGGATGAGTGGCACTTGGTGGCCCCAATGCTGACGCGAAGGATCGGGGTGGGAGTGGCTGTCCTCAACCGTCTACTCTACGCGGTCGGGGGCTTTGACGGGACGAACCGCCTTAACTCAGCCGAGTGTTACTACCCAGAGAGAAACGAGTGGCGAATGATCACACCCATGAACACCATCCGAAGTGGGGCAG GAGTCTGCGTCCTGCACAACTGCATCTATGCTGCGGGGGGCTACGATGGTCAGGACCAGCTGAACAGCGTGGAACGCTACGACGTGGAGACAGAAACGTGGACTTTCGTAGCCCCCATGAAGCATCGGAGAAGCGCCCTGGGAATTACTGTGCACCAGGGAAGAATCTACGTTCTCG GAGGCTACGACGGTCACACGTTCTTGGACAGCGTGGAGTGTTACGACCCAGACACGGACACCTGGAGCGAGGTGACCTGCATGACATCTGGCCGGAGTGGGGTTGGCGTCGCTGTCACCATGGAGCCCTGCCGGAAGCAGATCGACCAGCAGAACTGTACCTGTTGA